GATTGCTGGCAGATACATTTGGAGTAGAAAAAGAAGTCTTTAAACCATTATCTGCACTTTTGATGTATGGTGTGTTAGATTATGTGATTCAAGATGAATTTACGGCAAGCAATCAGAACCCGATGCTTCCGGATGATATGAATGTTCCTGTGATGGGGGCTGTCAGACCATCGAAAGAAGTATTGGAAAAATGGAGTCCAATCTGCCATGTGACAAAAGAAATGCCGCCGACATTTTTAGGGGCAGCAGTGGATGATGGCATGGTTCCGTCAATTCAGTCTGTAAAAATGGCGGAAAAATTACATATGGCAGGGGTTCCATATGAATTACATATGTTCCAGTATGGAGACCATGGATTTTCGTTGGGAAGAAATCTGTTTGAACCATTCAGAGAAGATAAAGCACATGCATGTGCACAGTGGGTATCACTTGCAAAGACATTTTTGATGCATCAGATTGCGGAAGAAAGTACAGAAAAAGAGAGGAATCCGTTTTCACAGTAAAGGAATAGAACCATTTAGGGACGGAGTTTTTATAAGTGAAAAAGTGTCGGATAGAGAGAAAAATATTACATAGAAAAAAGAGGACAATTTAATTAAAATCATAATATAAGGATTTAGATACTAGGAAGATGTCAAAGGAGGAAGTCAGACATGAGTGATTCATATTACAAAATAGAAGAAATGAATGGATACTATCGAATCGGCAGTCCAGAAGCGGTATTTTGTTATGTGATAGTCGGAAAAGAAAAGGCGATGCTGATTGATACAGGCCATGGGTATGGAAATTTAAAACAGGTTGTGAAATCAATTACAGATAAACCATTATATATCGTAAATACGCATGGACATCTAGATCATACTTCAGGCAATGCACAGTTTGAAGAAAAAGTATATATACATAAAAAAGATATGGAGCTTTGTAGAGAGCATACAGGAAAAATGATGAGGGAACAGTCGGTAGAACGTGCAATGCATAGTGTTAATTATGAAACACAGGAAGAATATAATGCATTGCCGGACAAGTTTGATAAGGAGAATTACATTAATCAAGGAACAGGGAATCTGGTAGAAGTAGCAGGTGGTCAGATATTTGATCTGGGTGGAGCAACACTTGAGATTGTTGAGACTCCGGGACATACACAAGGAGGTATTTCCGTTTGGTATAAGGAAAAGAAACTTGCATTTACTGGTGACACGACAGGATTTTTTGTCTGGCTGTTTGCTCCGGAAACAACCAGTAGAGAAATATATATTGATACATTAAATCGTCTGTTGAAATTACCGGTTGACTTTTATATCGGAGGTCATAATGAAAATGTTATGACAAAAGAAGATTTGGAACTATATATGCGAGCGGCAAAGGAAGCAGATTTTGAAAAAGGACAGAAGTTTGAATCTTTTGCGAATGGAGAGGAAGAAGTTCGCGTCTGTGCATTAGATGGCAAGACATTAGATGATATGTTCGAACCGGGATTTGCGGCATTGGTAATTACAAAAGATAAATAATGACCATTTGGGGACGGAGATTAGTGGCTTTTTTGCTACGCAAAAAAGCCACTAAACTCCGTGCCCCAAATGGTCCCCGGGGGGGGGGGGGTGGGGGCGGGGAGGGGGGAAGAGGGGGGGAGGGGGGGGGGGGGGGGGGGGGGGGGGGGGGGGGGGGGGGTGGGGGGGGGCGGGGGGGGGGGGGGGGTGGAATGGGCAAGAAGGGGGTGGGGGGGGGGGGGGGGGGAGGGGGGGGGGGGGGGGGGGGGGGGGGGGGGGGGGGGGGGGGGGGGGGGGGGGGGGGGGGGGGGGTGGGGGGGGTGGGGGGGGGGGGGGGGGGGGGGGGGGGGGGGGGTGGGGTGGGGGGGTCGTGGGGGGATTTGGGGCCGGTCTTTCTTTGTTTTGTTTCCACCCAAAAAACCCCACTAATCTCCGTCCCCAAATGGTCCCCTGTTCGGTTCTATTTTGTCGCAAATGGCACAAATGCGGGTTCTTTATCTTTATGCTGTTTTCGATACTCCTGCGGTGACATTTTATAAGCAGAGCGGAAAACTCTGGAAAAATGGTCTGCGGAGTTATATCCGATTCGCTCTGCGATTTCTCCGACTTTCATGGAAGTGTTCACAAGATAATCAATGGCATCGGATAAACGGAGTCGTTTAATTAATTCTGTGAAGGTGAGTCCTGTATTCTGCTTGATCAATGTACACAGATGAGGTTCGCTGTAATGAAACAAATCCGCCAGGGATGACAGTGTCAAAGTTTGGTAGTTATGCTGGATATACTGCAGTACAAGAGAAAAGTCAGCCCCCATCTCATAGTTGTAGAATTGAATTGTCTGACTGTAACTGCGTAGCAGTGCAGAAAACATCAGATTCACATAACTGATACAGCAGGCATTACTGTACATGTCTTTCTTGCTGCTTTCAATCATCATATTACGAATATATTTTTTTATAACAGAATTATTGTTCGTAAAGAACATGAGGTAATTCGCATGGTTATCTCCCTGTAAAATAGTTCGGAAGAAGTAGGATAGTAAATCCTTTCGCGTCATAAGCGAAAAGAATGTCGTATCAAACGTGCTCTTTCGAATACAAATGGTAAATACGGTTGAGTCATCTTCAATAAGAAAATCATGTTTGGAATTTGGAGCGATAATGCAAAGTTCTCCTTCTTTCATAAGATGCTCTTCCTGTTCGAATATAAATTTCCCTTGTCCATTGGCAACAAAGTTAATTTCAAAATAAGTATGTCTATGTAAATTCGGGCGTGTATATCGAGGATGCCGGATAACAAAAACATCCCTTGCATTTGGAATCAAATCCGCTTCTTCAACAGTTGGAGCCAGCGGAGAACCATCGTACATAGTAAGTGTTACCGGCAAAGAATCTACTACTTTATCAAAATCGGCATCGGTCATATTATCGTAATCCCCAGTTAAATCGGGAGCAGAAATAGAATCATACAGCATACCTTTGTTATATAAATATTCGGTCATTTCTGGAAATTGTAAACGATTTCCAGTTCTATAATAATATGCTTTCATGTGAGATTGAAATTCACCATAGGTCATATAGTAAGCCATCAAAACACCTCCAAGATAATAGTAAGTAATGAGCTATGATATGGATAAAAATATCCGGATGCGATATTTATATTGTAGCAGAGGGGGAGGTGGTTGACAAGAATAGAATCTGAAAAAAAGTCGGGTGGAGCCGAAAAAGGACGGAGATTAATGGCTTTTTTGCTCGCAAAAAAGCCATTAATCTCCGTCCCTTTCTGGTTATCTGAGCTGTTCTCTATAAGTAATAATACTTCCGTTTTTACCACGCACACGACAAAGTTTTGAGGCTTGAGGGTCCATTTCGATATAGCGGTGATTTAGTTTCTCATCTGGTTCTACTTCTTTGTTATAAATAGCGTGAATCAAATCAATATAATCGTTCAGATAACTTTTGGCAATTGGAGTGCCGTTATGGTTTGGAAGAAGATAATCGAATTCATTAGAAAGAGATAGGATTCGTTCTGTGTTTTCCAAAAAGTTATCAAGTATGGTTTTTAAATCATAATTAATGTATGGGTTGTGAGAGTTATCAAATAAATTGACCTGTGCAGCTTCCATATCATCTCCACAGAAGAACATACGATGACTTCTGTCTAGGAAGAATAAGCTGCTGTTACAGTGAGCCGGTTTAACATCCAGAATCTCGATTGTACGATTACCAAGTTCGATGGTGTCGCCATCACCAACATAGACTTTTTTATAATCTGCATGTGGTAGTTTAGTAATATCAAATGGAACCATGCCAGGATTTTCTACAGATGCCTTGTCGAGTTCAGCTCCTTTACTCATGTAGACCTGTTCAAATTCTCCATTACCTGCGGCGTGATCTGGGTGATAGTGTGTATTGGCGACAACAATAGGTTTATCAGTCAGTTTTTCAACATAAGCACGCAGATTACCGACACCATATCCTGTATCGATCAGGAGCGCTTTTTCGTCCCCTTCTAATAAATACATGTTTTCAGTTCCGTTCATAAAATTAATGATCCATGTCTGGTCGTCCAGCTTCCAGGACATATAACTCCCAAAGATTTCTTCTAATGATGGTTCCATAAAAATTTCCTCACTTTCTGATTTAAAATTATAGAGAAAATAGAAAGAAAATGCCATGTAGGATTTTATGGGAAATCCGGCATATTTTTAATTTATATCTGGGGTGCGGGGGAGAATATAAAAAATTATAAACATGTTTGCGGGACTTCTATTCATATGATAAAATAACTGTACGAAACATATGAGAGAAAATTTATGTTATGATAAAAAAGAATAGATTATATTATATAATGCT
This Ruminococcus hominis DNA region includes the following protein-coding sequences:
- a CDS encoding alpha/beta hydrolase; its protein translation is MKIETLKLWEGRDDVELTTFLTMPDSFIKNPTPKPAIIVCPGGAYQTCPRHGNEGDPVAMTFAADGYQAFVLEYSVATKTSQENTTFPAQILDLGKAMLTIREHAEAWSVDVDKISIIGFSAGAHLCGMYASTWHEGLLADTFGVEKEVFKPLSALLMYGVLDYVIQDEFTASNQNPMLPDDMNVPVMGAVRPSKEVLEKWSPICHVTKEMPPTFLGAAVDDGMVPSIQSVKMAEKLHMAGVPYELHMFQYGDHGFSLGRNLFEPFREDKAHACAQWVSLAKTFLMHQIAEESTEKERNPFSQ
- a CDS encoding MBL fold metallo-hydrolase; amino-acid sequence: MSDSYYKIEEMNGYYRIGSPEAVFCYVIVGKEKAMLIDTGHGYGNLKQVVKSITDKPLYIVNTHGHLDHTSGNAQFEEKVYIHKKDMELCREHTGKMMREQSVERAMHSVNYETQEEYNALPDKFDKENYINQGTGNLVEVAGGQIFDLGGATLEIVETPGHTQGGISVWYKEKKLAFTGDTTGFFVWLFAPETTSREIYIDTLNRLLKLPVDFYIGGHNENVMTKEDLELYMRAAKEADFEKGQKFESFANGEEEVRVCALDGKTLDDMFEPGFAALVITKDK
- a CDS encoding AraC family transcriptional regulator: MAYYMTYGEFQSHMKAYYYRTGNRLQFPEMTEYLYNKGMLYDSISAPDLTGDYDNMTDADFDKVVDSLPVTLTMYDGSPLAPTVEEADLIPNARDVFVIRHPRYTRPNLHRHTYFEINFVANGQGKFIFEQEEHLMKEGELCIIAPNSKHDFLIEDDSTVFTICIRKSTFDTTFFSLMTRKDLLSYFFRTILQGDNHANYLMFFTNNNSVIKKYIRNMMIESSKKDMYSNACCISYVNLMFSALLRSYSQTIQFYNYEMGADFSLVLQYIQHNYQTLTLSSLADLFHYSEPHLCTLIKQNTGLTFTELIKRLRLSDAIDYLVNTSMKVGEIAERIGYNSADHFSRVFRSAYKMSPQEYRKQHKDKEPAFVPFATK
- a CDS encoding MBL fold metallo-hydrolase; its protein translation is MEPSLEEIFGSYMSWKLDDQTWIINFMNGTENMYLLEGDEKALLIDTGYGVGNLRAYVEKLTDKPIVVANTHYHPDHAAGNGEFEQVYMSKGAELDKASVENPGMVPFDITKLPHADYKKVYVGDGDTIELGNRTIEILDVKPAHCNSSLFFLDRSHRMFFCGDDMEAAQVNLFDNSHNPYINYDLKTILDNFLENTERILSLSNEFDYLLPNHNGTPIAKSYLNDYIDLIHAIYNKEVEPDEKLNHRYIEMDPQASKLCRVRGKNGSIITYREQLR